Proteins co-encoded in one Arachis stenosperma cultivar V10309 chromosome 7, arast.V10309.gnm1.PFL2, whole genome shotgun sequence genomic window:
- the LOC130939253 gene encoding uncharacterized protein LOC130939253: MNLEGVGDEVRCRAFPVTLAEPAIRWFNGLPQGSIYEFSDISRAFLAQFTTRIAKAKHPINLLGITQRHGEPTRKYLDRFNDECLEIDGLTDSVASLCLTNGLLNEDFRKHLTMKPQGNGERQKEQAKEGGPNKAPRPFSRIGKFTNYTPLTLPIMEVYQQIAEKGILSKPRPLKDRTGGSKSLYCDYHKGYGHQTQNCFDLRDALEQAIRDDKLSEFSHLIREPRRRHRDQDEDKTRSTKRRQEPEDKDHGLTVINIVTAKNAAPRSRSAHKKDAKILVVSSATMQSSKKPPSISFGPEDQWFDEAPENPPMVITARVGTGLVKRILVDKGADSNIMFRNVFDALGLKDADLSAHQQGVIRLGDHFIKPDGIISMPISVGQVQGRRSAMAEFVVL; this comes from the exons ATGAATCTGGAGGGAGTAGGGGACGAGGTGAGGTGCCGGGCCTTCCCGGTCACCCTAGCCGAACCTGCGATCCgatggtttaacggcctcccgCAAGGATCCATCTACGAATTTTCGGACATCAGTCGTGCCTTCTTGGCCCAATTCACAACGCGAATAGCGAAGGCAAAACACCCGATCAACCTGCTCGGGATAACCCAAAGGCATGGGGAGCCGACCAGGAAATACCTGGACCGCTTCAACGATGAATGTTTAGAGATTGACGGCCTAACCGACTCGGTCGCCAGCCTCTGTCTGACAAACGGCCTCCTGAACGAGGATTTTAGAAAACACCTCACAATGAAACCG CAGGGTAACGGAGAAAGGCAGAAAGAACAAGCCAAAGAGGGAGGGCCGAACAAGGCACCCAGACCGTTTTCCCGAATCGGGAAGTTCACAAACTACACTCCACTCACTCTTCCTATCATGGAAGTTTACCAGCAAATAGCCGAAAAAGGGATCTTGTCAAAGCCCCGACCACTCAAAGATCGTACGGGGGGAAGCAAGAGCCTGTACTGTGACTACCACAAAGGCTATGGACACCAAACACAGAATTGCTTCGACCTGAGGGACGCACTAGAGCAAGCCATAAGGGACGATAAACTCTCCGAATTCTCCCATCTTATAAGGGAGCCGAGGAGGCGACATCGAGACCAGGACGAGGATAAGACCCGGTCGACAAAGCGACGACAAGAGCCAGAAGACAAGGACCATGGTCTCACTGTGATAAACATTGTAACCGCCAAAAACGCGGCGCCAAGGTCGAGATCGGCACACAAGAAAGACGCCAAGATCTTGGTGGTCTCCTCCGCGACGATGCAAAGCTCGAAGAAGCCCCCGTCTATCTCCTTCGGCCCGGAAGATCAGTGGTTCGACGAGGCCCCTGAAAACCCACCCATGGTCATTACGGCCAGGGTAGGAACAGGACTCGTAAAACGGATCCTTGTTGACAAGGGGGCAGACTCGAACATTATGTTCCGCAACGTGTTTGACGCACTGGGACTAAAGGATGCCGACCTATCGGCTCATCAGCAAGGGGTCATCAGATtaggcgaccacttcatcaagCCAGATGGAATAATATCCATGCCGATCTCCGTGGGACAGGTCCAAGGCCGAAGATCGGCAATGGCTGAATTCGTGGTTCTCTGA
- the LOC130941033 gene encoding polyamine oxidase 2: protein MESRVKSNSQLRRADCFGKVDGQLQRSPSVIVIGGGMAGVAAARALHDASIQVVLLESRERLGGRIHTDYSFGFPVDLGASWLHGVCKENPLAPLIGRLGLPLYRTSEDNSVLYDHDLESYALFDMDGIQVPQELVKKVGKVFEMILEETDKVRQELSEDISILRALSIVFERKPEFRLEGLAHKVLQWYLCRMEGWFAADSDTISLKCWDQEELLPGGHGLMVRGYLPVIHTLAKGLDIRLGHRVSKIERRYNGVKVTVENGETFIADAAVVAVPLGVLKAKSIKFEPKLPDWKEAAIADLGVGIENKIILHFENVFWPNVEFLGVVAETSYGCSYFLNLHKAAGHPVLVYMPAGRLAKDIEKMSDEAAANFAFMQLKKILPDASSPIQYLVSRWGTDVNSLGSYSYDAVGKPHDLYERLRVPVDNLFFAGEATSTLYPGSVHGAFSTAMMAAEDCRMRVLERYGELDLFQPVMGEEALSIPLLISRL, encoded by the exons ATGGAGTCTCGAGTTAAGAGCAATTCTCAATTGCGCAGAG CTGATTGCTTTGGAAAGGTTGATGGGCAGTTGCAGAGGTCACCATCTGTTATTGTCATTGGTGGTGGCATGGCTGGGGTTGCTGCGGCTCGGGCCCTTCATGATGCCTCAATTCAG GTTGTCCTCTTAGAGTCGAGGGAAAGACTTGGTGGCCGGATTCATACTGATTATTCTTTTGGCTTCCCTGTTGACCTAGGAGCATCATg GTTGCATGGAGTTTGCAAGGAGAATCCACTGGCTCCATTGATTGGGAGGCTTGGACTACCTCTTTACCGTACAAGTGAGGATAACTCTGTCCTATATGACCATGATTTGGAAAG CTATGCACTTTTTGATATGGATGGTATTCAAGTTCCCCAAGAACTTGTAAAAAAAGTTGGTAAAGTATTTGAGATGATTTTAGAGGAG ACAGATAAGGTCCGACAGGAACTCAGTGAAGACATATCCATACTCCGGGCACTTTCAATTGTTTTCGAAAGAAAGCCAGAATTCAG GTTAGAGGGGCTTGCCCACAAGGTGCTCCAGTGGTATTTGTGCAGAATGGAGGGTTGGTTTGCTGCAGATTCGGATACCATATCACTCAAATGTTGGGATCAG GAAGAATTGCTTCCTGGTGGTCATGGTCTTATGGTCAGGGGATACCTGCCTGTTATACACACATTGGCTAAGGGTCTTGACATTCGCCTGGGACATAG GGTCTCAAAAATCGAAAGGCGATATAATGGAGTAAAGGTGACAGTGGAAAACGGAGAGACATTTATTGCCGATGCTGCTGTTGTTGCTGTACCTCTTGGGGTGTTGAAAGCAAAGAGCATAAAGTTCGAGCCGAAGCTCCCTGATTGGAAAGAGGCTGCCATTGCTGACCTTGGGGTTGGGATTGAgaacaaaataattttacactttgAGAATGTGTTTTGGCCTAATGTGGAGTTCTTGGGAGTAGTTGCTGAGACATCTTATGGATGCAGTTACTTTCTCAATCTCCATAAGGCCGCAGGTCACCCTGTTCTTGTTTACATGCCTGCTGGGCGGCTGGCCAAAGACATTGAGAAAATGTCTGATGAAGCAGCTGCTAACTTCGCTTTCATGCAGCTCAAGAAGATCCTTCCAGATGCTTCCTCCCCG ATTCAGTATCTTGTGTCACGGTGGGGAACAGATGTTAATTCATTAGGCTCTTATAGTTATGATGCAGTTGGGAAGCCACATGATCTGTACGAGAGGCTGAGAGTGCCTGTAGATAACTTATTCTTTGCAGGGGAAGCAACAAGCACGCTCTATCCGGGGTCCGTGCATGGGGCATTCTCTACTGCGATGATGGCAGCAGAGGACTGCAGGATGCGCGTCCTGGAGCGATATGGGGAGCTTGATCTGTTCCAGCCTGTGATGGGGGAGGAGGCTCTGTCCATACCTCTTCTGATATCACGTTTGTAA
- the LOC130942192 gene encoding protein DETOXIFICATION 41-like: MGSVEYQPLLDSNTKVSALSADAIEDFLEYKPIEARWWLKLVAWESRLLWLLSGSSIIVSVFNYMLSFVTLMFTGHLGSVELAGASIASVGIQGLAYGIMLGMASAVQTVCGQAYGAAKHAAMGVILQRAIILHLGAAVLLTFLYWFSGPFLKAIGQSDSIAEQAQIFARGLIIQLYAFAVTCPMQRFLQAQNIVNPLAYMSVGVFLLHVLLSWLVVFVLDYGLLGAALTLSFSWCILAFLNALYIFLSPRCNQTWTGFTLKAFKGIWPYFKITLASAIMLCLEIWYNQGIGLISGLLPNPTISLDTISICMYYLNCDMQFMLGLSAAASVRVSNELGAAHPRIAKFSVFVVNGTSVAISIVFCAIVLIFRVGLSKLFTTDSEVIEGVSSMTPLLVISVFLNGIQPILSGVAIGSGWQDIVAYVNLFCYYVIGLTVGCVLGFKTSLGVAGIWWGMILGVFIQTVTLIILTARTNWDAEVEKTVARIKRSAEDETLDQLVTDA, from the exons ATGGGGTCTGTGGAGTACCAACCATTGCTAGACTCAAACACAAAGGTTTCAGCTTTGTCAGCTGATGCCATTGAGGATTTCTTGGAATACAAGCCAATCGAGGCGCGATGGTGGCTGAAGCTTGTTGCTTGGGAGTCAAGGCTCCTCTGGCTCCTCTCTGGTTCTTCCATTATTGTGTCCGTTTTCAATTACATGCTAAGCTTTGTAACATTGATGTTCACTGGCCATTTGGGGTCTGTAGAGCTTGCTGGAGCTTCCATAGCTAGTGTTGGAATTCAAGGTCTTGCTTATGGAATTATG TTGGGGATGGCGAGTGCAGTGCAAACAGTGTGTGGCCAGGCCTATGGAGCTGCGAAACACGCGGCAATGGGAGTCATATTGCAAAGAGCAATCATCCTACACTTAGGTGCAGCTGTGCTACTCACATTCCTCTATTGGTTCTCAGGGCCTTTTCTAAAAGCCATAGGTCAATCAGACAGCATAGCCGAGCAGGCGCAGATTTTCGCCCGAGGACTAATCATTCAGCTCTACGCATTCGCAGTAACCTGTCCAATGCAGAGGTTCCTGCAAGCACAGAACATAGTGAATCCTTTGGCATACATGTCAGTTGGTGTGTTCCTTCTGCATGTTCTTCTGAGTTGGCTAGTTGTCTTTGTTTTGGACTATGGACTTCTTGGTGCAGCACTCACTCTCAGCTTTTCTTGGTGCATTCTTGCTTTCTTGAATGCTCTCTACATTTTTCTTAGCCCAAGGTGCAACCAAACTTGGACTGGTTTTACTTTAAAAGCCTTCAAAGGAATTTGGCCTTATTTCAAGATCACACTTGCTTCTGCTATCATGTTATG TTTGGAGATATGGTACAATCAAGGAATAGGGCTTATATCAGGTCTGCTCCCAAATCCAACAATCTCACTTGACACAATTTCAATTTG TATGTACTACTTGAACTGTGACATGCAATTTATGTTAGGACTTAGTGCAGCAGCAAG TGTGAGAGTTAGCaatgaattaggagcagcacaTCCAAGAATAGCAAAATTTTCAGTGTTTGTAGTGAATGGAACAAGCGTTGCAATCAGTATAGTATTTTGTGCCATTGTCTTGATCTTCAGGGTTGGTTTGAGCAAGCTTTTCACCACTGACTCTGAAGTCATTGAAGGTGTTTCTAGCATGACTCCATTGTTAGTCATATCTGTTTTCCTTAATGGCATTCAACCTATACTCTCAg GAGTTGCAATTGGAAGTGGATGGCAAGATATAGTTGCTTATGTAAACTTGTTTTGTTACTATGTTATTGGTCTTACTGTTGGATGTGTCCTTGGCTTCAAAACATCTTTAGGAGTAGCT GGTATCTGGTGGGGAATGATCCTAGGAGTTTTTATACAAACAGTAACTCTTATAATTCTGACTGCCAGAACAAATTGGGATGCTGAG GTTGAGAAAACTGTCGCTCGAATCAAGAGATCTGCAGAAGATGAAACCTTGGATCAATTGGTTACTGATGCTTAG